Proteins encoded together in one Roseiconus lacunae window:
- a CDS encoding sugar ABC transporter ATP-binding protein, with the protein MRTTSNDSHDRAPLLEVRSLCKRFPGVRALHEVDLTLGHGEVLAIVGENGAGKSTLMKILAGVQSADSGELFVDGQAVQFSGVADAIEHRIALIHQELNLAENLSIGANIFLGREPTRFGLIDRSTIYHEAKRHLQSVGLEVSPLTLLGELTIGRQQLVEIAKALSIDARVLIMDEPTSSLSQREAEALFEVVESLRDSGVSVIYISHRLAEVERLADRVAVMRDGENAGDLQKHEINHDAMVSRMVGRDVSRFYCRTKRNDVRESAPVLAVKDLVVPEHPRQTVSFEIRPGEIVGIAGLVGAGRSELLRCLFGVTEALGGEMRIGGQSVDISSPTEAIAHGLGLVPEDRKTQGLVIDFAVKPNVSLASVKEKSRGGLWVNFAAEDADTNTAISKLSIKTPSAQQVVRYLSGGNQQKVVLGKWLAMKPKVLMLDEPTRGIDIGAKEEIYRLMESLAADGLAVLFVSSEMEEVIALSDRTLVMHEGRLTGELSGDEITEERIMNLATGIIDGEMNE; encoded by the coding sequence GTGAGAACAACTTCGAATGACTCACATGATCGCGCACCGCTATTGGAAGTGCGATCGCTTTGCAAACGGTTTCCTGGCGTGCGGGCGTTGCACGAAGTCGACTTGACGCTCGGACACGGCGAGGTGCTCGCGATCGTCGGCGAGAACGGTGCCGGCAAGAGCACGCTGATGAAAATCCTTGCCGGCGTTCAGTCGGCTGACAGCGGTGAACTGTTCGTCGACGGCCAGGCGGTGCAGTTTTCCGGGGTAGCTGATGCGATCGAGCATCGGATCGCCCTGATTCACCAAGAGCTGAATTTGGCAGAAAACCTGTCGATCGGCGCAAACATCTTTTTAGGTCGCGAACCGACTCGGTTTGGCTTGATCGATCGCTCGACGATTTATCACGAGGCAAAACGACATTTACAGTCGGTCGGTTTGGAGGTTTCGCCGCTAACACTGCTTGGCGAGTTGACGATTGGGCGGCAGCAATTGGTTGAAATTGCCAAGGCGTTGTCGATCGATGCTCGGGTGCTGATCATGGACGAACCGACCAGCAGTCTTTCGCAGCGAGAAGCCGAAGCCTTATTTGAAGTCGTTGAATCGTTGCGTGATTCCGGTGTCAGCGTGATCTATATCTCTCATCGGTTAGCCGAAGTCGAACGCCTGGCGGACCGTGTGGCGGTGATGCGTGACGGCGAAAACGCCGGCGATTTGCAAAAGCATGAAATCAACCATGATGCCATGGTCAGCCGGATGGTCGGCCGCGATGTCTCTCGCTTCTATTGCCGAACGAAACGAAACGACGTTCGAGAGTCGGCTCCGGTTTTGGCCGTCAAAGACCTGGTCGTGCCCGAGCATCCGCGGCAAACGGTCAGCTTCGAAATTCGTCCGGGGGAAATTGTCGGAATCGCGGGGCTGGTCGGTGCCGGACGCAGCGAGCTGTTGAGGTGTCTCTTCGGAGTGACCGAGGCGTTAGGTGGCGAGATGCGAATCGGGGGACAATCTGTCGATATCTCTTCGCCGACCGAAGCGATTGCCCATGGGCTAGGGCTTGTCCCCGAAGATCGTAAAACCCAAGGGTTGGTGATCGACTTTGCGGTCAAGCCGAACGTGTCGTTGGCCAGCGTGAAAGAGAAATCGCGTGGCGGCCTGTGGGTGAACTTTGCGGCAGAAGACGCCGATACGAACACCGCGATTTCGAAACTCTCCATCAAGACCCCGTCGGCCCAGCAGGTCGTACGTTATCTCTCCGGTGGCAACCAGCAAAAAGTTGTGCTCGGCAAATGGTTGGCGATGAAACCGAAGGTCCTGATGTTGGACGAACCGACACGTGGGATCGATATCGGCGCGAAAGAAGAAATTTATCGGTTGATGGAGTCACTCGCCGCGGACGGGCTGGCCGTACTGTTCGTTTCAAGTGAAATGGAAGAAGTCATCGCACTCAGTGACCGCACCTTGGTCATGCACGAAGGGCGATTGACTGGCGAATTATCAGGCGACGAAATTACCGAAGAACGCATCATGAATTTGGCAACGGGTATCATCGATGGAGAGATGAATGAATAA
- a CDS encoding sugar-binding protein — protein MNHRLRMFSLSRCRRIAWQATVVVCLAVMMVGCKIEKVEPESESRAAEKASPNAIKTAEGEDIKVAYVTNGIASFWVIAEAGCNDAAEELGVECSVLMPDGAADQKRTLEELISLGVDGVAVSPIDPGNQTGILNDVAEATNLITQDSDAPDSNRLAYIGMSNYDAGRMCGKLVKEALPDGGEVMIFVGRLGQLNADQRRQGIIDELLDRSNDPTRDFDPADEVLKGDKYTILDTRTDDFDFAKAKGVAEDAIVKHPNLGCMVGLFAYNPPNILEAISGAGKLGEIQVVGFDEDDRTLQAIIDGHCYGTVVQNPYEYGYKSVEILSKLAAGDESALPEGGFLDIPARAIRKDNVKEFWDELKVLTGDTDATEQ, from the coding sequence ATGAACCATCGCCTCCGCATGTTCTCCCTCTCGCGTTGCCGCCGCATCGCTTGGCAAGCCACCGTGGTCGTTTGCCTCGCAGTGATGATGGTGGGCTGCAAAATCGAAAAGGTTGAGCCTGAGTCCGAATCGCGTGCGGCGGAGAAAGCCTCGCCCAATGCGATCAAGACCGCCGAAGGCGAGGACATCAAGGTTGCTTATGTGACCAACGGAATCGCTTCGTTTTGGGTGATCGCCGAAGCCGGATGCAACGATGCCGCCGAAGAACTTGGCGTCGAATGTTCGGTATTGATGCCCGACGGAGCGGCTGACCAAAAGCGGACGCTCGAAGAGCTGATTTCGCTCGGTGTCGACGGGGTCGCGGTCAGCCCCATCGACCCGGGAAACCAAACAGGGATTCTTAACGATGTTGCCGAGGCGACGAACTTGATCACACAAGATTCTGACGCACCGGATTCCAATCGCCTGGCTTACATTGGGATGAGCAACTACGACGCCGGTCGAATGTGCGGCAAACTTGTCAAAGAAGCGCTGCCCGACGGCGGTGAAGTCATGATCTTCGTCGGACGACTGGGGCAACTGAATGCCGATCAACGTCGCCAGGGGATCATCGATGAACTTCTCGATCGGTCGAACGATCCCACACGTGATTTTGATCCGGCTGACGAAGTACTCAAGGGTGACAAATACACCATCTTGGATACGCGTACCGATGACTTCGATTTTGCCAAAGCAAAGGGCGTGGCGGAAGACGCGATCGTCAAACATCCCAACCTCGGTTGTATGGTTGGCTTGTTTGCCTACAACCCGCCCAACATCCTCGAAGCGATCAGCGGTGCCGGGAAGTTGGGTGAGATTCAGGTCGTCGGTTTTGACGAGGATGATCGCACGTTGCAGGCAATCATTGACGGGCACTGCTACGGGACGGTTGTTCAGAATCCATACGAGTACGGATACAAGTCTGTCGAAATTCTTTCCAAACTTGCCGCCGGTGACGAGTCGGCATTGCCCGAAGGTGGATTCTTAGACATTCCCGCGCGGGCAATTCGCAAGGACAACGTCAAAGAGTTTTGGGATGAACTTAAAGTGCTGACCGGCGATACCGACGCGACCGAACAATAG